From a region of the Nerophis lumbriciformis linkage group LG06, RoL_Nlum_v2.1, whole genome shotgun sequence genome:
- the adam10a gene encoding disintegrin and metalloproteinase domain-containing protein 10, with product MIFFKLLLPLCCLLDTIALFGEPLNKYIRHYEGLSYDTEALHNSHQRAKRALSPHDGTVHLDFHSHGRHFNLRMRRDTSVFSPDLEIEVSGEEAPIDTSHIYSGELLGEKDTLTHGSVIEGRFEGFIKTQQGTYFVEPSERYLKENNVPFHSIIYHEDDITYPHKYGSGGGCADHSVFESMRKYQTTAGDEPAKRVVSTLKEEPTNGPVILRKKRATEKDKNICLLFIQTDHFFHEYYGSREAVLAQISSHVKAADSIYKATNFLGIRDIGFMVKRVRINTTENVKDITNPFRFANIGVEKFLELNSEQNHDDYCLAYVFTDRDFDEGVLGLAWVASPAASSGGICEKSRTYSDGRRRSLNTGIITVKNYASHVPLKVSHITFAHEVGHNFGSPHDSGTECTPGVSRDKEAGNYIMYSSATSGDKPNNNKFSDCSIRNMSAVLVKKKDICFVVSGQPICGNRLVEEGEQCDCGYNDQCKDPCCYDANEPDGTRCKLQPGKNCSPSQGPCCTEECSFKDSSEMCRKESECANIGTCNGLIAGCPTSQSKDNLTSCNEETQVCLNGVCSGSICEKYGLEVCTCASENSKNEAAELCHVCCMEKMNPSTCSSSGSEKWAAFFNKKVINLQPGSPCDNFRGYCDVFMRCRLVDADGPLARLKNAIFNLELYETIAEWIVDHWWAVLLMCIALILVMAGFIKVCSVHTPSSNPKLPPPRPLPGTLKRRRHQQSNSQGMPVNFRHQRENYQMGEIRY from the exons atgatattttttaaattgcttCTCCCTCTTTGCTGCCTTCTTGATACCATAG CTCTGTTCGGAGAACCCTTGAACAAATACATTCGCCATTATGAGGGTTTATCTTATGACACGGAAGCCCTGCACAACAGTCACCAGAGAGCAAAGAGGGCGCTCTCTCCTCATGATGGAACCGTGCACCTGGACTTCCATTCTCACGGCAG GCATTTCAACCTGCGGATGAGGAGAGACACTTCGGTATTTTCTCCAGATCTCGAAATTGAGGTGTCAGGAGAGGAAGCACCCATTGATACGTCACATATCTACAGTGGCGAGCTCTTGG GGGAAAAGGACACGCTGACCCATGGTTCTGTGATTGAAGGGCGCTTCGAGGGCTTCATTAAAACCCAACAAGGAACATATTTTGTTGAACCCTCCGAAAGGTACCTTAAGGAGAACAATGTGCCCTTCCACTCCATTATCTATCATGAGGATGACATCA CTTATCCTCATAAATATGGCTCTGGTGGAGGCTGTGCTGACCACTCTGTGTTTGAGAGCATGAGGAAGTATCAGACAACTGCAGGAGATGAGCCTGCCAAA AGGGTGGTGAGCACATTAAAAGAGGAGCCCACCAATGGTCCTGTGATTTTAAGGAAGAAGAGGGCAACggaaaaagacaaaaatatttgCCTATTATTTATTCAGACCGATCACTTTTTCCACGAGTACTACGGCAGTCGAGAGGCTGTCCTGGCACAG ATCTCCAGCCACGTTAAGGCTGCTGACTCCATTTACAAAGCCACAAACTTCTTGGGCATTCGAGACATTGGCTTCATGGTGAAAAGAGTTAGG ATAAACACCACAGAAAACGTGAAAGACATTACCAATCCTTTTCGTTTTGCCAACATCGGAGTGGAAAAGTTTTTAGAGCTGAACTCTGAACAGAATCACGATGACTATTGCCTTGCCTACGTCTTCACTGACAGGGACTTTGACGAAGGCGTCCTTGGTTTGGCTTGGGTCGCCTCACCTGCAG CAAGCTCTGGAGGCATTTGTGAGAAGAGTAGAACCTACTCTGATGGGAGGAGGAGGTCCCTGAACACTGGCATTATCACAGTGAAGAACTATGCCTCACACGTCCCTCTAAAGGTGTCTCACATCACTTTCGCCCATGAGGTTGGCCACAACTTTGGCTCTCCT CATGACTCCGGGACTGAGTGCACCCCTGGAGTATCCAGAGATAAAGAAGCGGGCAATTACATCATGTATTCAAGCGCCACTTCCGGAGACAAGCCCAACAATAACAAGTTTTCAGACTGCAGCATCCGAAATATGAGTGCTGTTCTGGTAAAGAAGAAGGACATCTGTTTTGTTG TATCTGGACAACCCATCTGTGGCAATAGACTTGTGGAAGAGGGAGAACAATGTGACTGCGGCTACAATGATCAGTGCAAAGATCCCTGCTGCTATGATGCCAACGAACCGGACGGCACCAGGTGCAAACTCCAACCTGGAAAGAACTGCAG TCCAAGCCAAGGCCCATGCTGCACGGAGGAGTGCTCTTTTAAAGACTCATCAGAAATGTGTAGAAAGGAGTCTGAGTGTGCCAACATTGGAACGTGCAACGGTTTGATTGCTGGGTGTCCTACTTCTCAATCAAAGGACAACCTCACCTCTTGCAATGAAGAAACACAAGTCTGTCTCAATGGG GTCTGCAGTGGTTCCATTTGTGAGAAGTACGGTCTTGAAGTTTGCACCTGTGCCAGTGAAAATAGCAAGAATGAGGCGGCTGAACTCTGTCACGTATGCTGCATGGAGAAAA TGAACCCCAGCACCTGTAGCAGCTCGGGCTCGGAAAAATGGGCCGCGTTTTTCAACAAAAAGGTCATAAATCTCCAGCCCGGCTCACCGTGCGATAACTTTAGGGGCTACTGTGATGTGTTCATGAGGTGCCGCCTGGTGGATGCTGATGGGCCTCTGGCGAGGCTTAAGAATGCCATATTCAATTTAGAACTGTATGAAACAATTGCCGAGTGGATAGTG GATCACTGGTGGGCAGTGCTTTTGATGTGCATCGCGCTTATATTGGTAATGGCTGGCTTCATCAAGGTTTGCAGTGTGCACACTCCAAGCAGCAACCCAAAACTGCCTCCTCCAAGGCCACTACCAG GTACCCTGAAGAGAAGACGGCACCAACAGAGCAACTCACAAGGCATGCCGGTGAACTTTCGGCACCAAAGGGAAAACTATCAAATGGGTGAAATTAGGTATTGA